Below is a genomic region from Hevea brasiliensis isolate MT/VB/25A 57/8 chromosome 3, ASM3005281v1, whole genome shotgun sequence.
ATCTGGGCAACACGTCGGAACCACCTCTCTGCCTTGGCCTCCTCTGACATGTCCAAAGGATCTGGTTCCTTCACTGCTGACCCTTCCAAGCTTTTTCCAGTCCAGCTATCTCCATTTTTCTGATTCTCAGATGGATGAGATGTAGTCGCTGTCAACCTAGGTTCCTCCTTGACATCCTTCTTACTGGGGAATCCTCTGCACCCACTGTCATTGTCATTTGTTGGGGAATTAGTAAGATTCTGTGGTGAACTCCCCATCAGATTTGGTGTCCCAGTAATATTTTCATTTCTATAATATCCACTGCTCCAACCATCCCTGCTATTAGACTGGGGATCAACAACATTTTGAGTTGAATTTACACTTGTTAATGCCCCAGGAGATGCACCTGCTTTCATTTCATTCGAAATTTCCCAAGTTCTTGAATCTGTGCTCCTTGCACCGCATTGTTGGTTTTTCATCCCTTGAACATGTGATGCACCAGGCATCCCAGGTTTACTGTCATCCAACTTCTCAGGGAGCTTCTCCAGTGTTGCAGAATTTGCAGTTCCACTTGTAGCATTATTAGTTGAATCAGCCATATCTGGCTGCTGGTTATCCTTTTTAGCAAAGTAGTTTGGTGGGAAGGGGACAAAGGGCACAAAATTGGAATCATTAGCCTGCTCCATGGCCATACGTCTCTTGTACATTGGAGAAGTCAAAGATCGATCTTTCCTTTTACTGACTACAAATTGATTCTCTCCTTTGCGTTTTGGCATGATCTCAAAGAAGTCCTCATCTGAAATTGCACTAGCCAGATCTGTAACATTATGCAGCTCTGCAACTCTCTTAAACCATCTCTCAGATTTTTCAGCTTGTTCTTTCTCTTTTTCATTGTTCAGGGTCTCGCCCGCAGGCTTCTCAGAGGGCTGCCGACTGTCTGATGATTTACCATATTCTTTTCTTCCAGAAACTGCTCCTGTTTGCTCACTAGTGCTTGAAGATAGGGATTTATCATCCATCTCCAACTTATCACTCTTATCCATCTTCAATTCATCAGGTTTCTTGGCAAACATATCTGCAGGCAGTGGCACAAATGGAACATAATTACTTCCTCTGGGGGCACCATACTGTGGTGAAGTTGAATTAGAAGCAGAAGAGGGAGTATTTGTTCCTGCAATTTGTCCAGTACTGAGAGTCCTGTTATCTGATTCTGAAGCAGCTGTCTTAGGACCAAGAATCTCATCTAAACCTTGATTGATTGATTGCGTGCTTTGAAGACTACCAACCTCAAAAATGCCATCATTACCCAGGTTTCTTCTATACTGGGCATTGGCCAGCCTCCTTTCAAGTGGAGTTTTCCTTGTGCTCACAACAAATCTATTGACTCCTTTCCTCAATGGAATGATTTCAGGGAAATCTTCATCAGCTATGGCACTGCTCATGTCTGAAGAACTATCCAGCTGAGAAAGTTTGCTAAACCACCGTTGTGCCTTCTCTTCATTGGCAGCTAGCCTGCTATCCACATCAGCCTTATTTGTGTTGCTCCCATTGCCATATCCCAGAGCTGATCCAGAATTGGTAGTACCAAACAAGACCTCTCCAGGCCGCTTGCAATCACACCTTAAGCATACCATGTTCCTTGCATAATTAAAGAAATCACATCTGCAAAAGAGAATTTCTTGAGTCATAATTGAAATGAAGACAGGTCAACTAACAAGCTTACAGAAGATAAGTAAGAAACAATGCTCACTCAGGACACTCCCACTCCCCACCAGTAAGCTGCCTCTTTGGGCGTGCTTCTTCACATTCAAGGCATTTCACATTTCTTGCAAAATTCATGAAACTACACCTGCACATAAAACAAACAAACATAGAAATGTTATCCCAGACAGAACACTGACATTATGTTAAGCAAAGAAGTTGAGAAAATATGACATTGAAACAAGACAAATAAGGACTCTACCTTGGGCAAATCCAGTCGCCTCTTTTCATTTCAATGTTTTGCCCAGGAGGACTTGGTGCTTGTCCATATCTATCTGGGAACTGATTTTGCACTGACACAGATGGGTTTGAGGCTGGAGCATAGCTCAGCTGGGCCAATTCACTCAAGAGATTCCTAACAGATGATTCCACAAGTTCTCTATTGGGTATATTGTTCTTCTCAAAAGAAACAAGACTGCTTGCATAACTTAATAAAAACCTCATCAAGTCAATAGTGTGCGCTCTATCTGTATTCTgcacctaaaattttaaaaaatatatatatgtttaTTGTTTAGTAGAGATCAGAAAGTATGTTGGATGAGAAATTGGAGCATTGGACTAGAGCAATAAATTACCAGCAATCAAAGCATGTATACAACCCAGTGCTTCTATATTTCTAAAGACAGATAAAAGAACATAGCAAATCATTATGAAAGGTTTACAAGATTTATGGTTACAATTTATGGTGATGATTCTTATGACTTTTTTCTTACCACCTTTCTCCTGCCATCTTTTTGTAAATATTTTTCCCCCCCCTATAAATTGATAAATTTCATGAATTGTAAAGGGTGATTTTTGTAACTATAGAAAACTGATGTGGAGCAAGTGCCAAAAACAGTGTCAGCAGGGTCTTCCAGAAAAGTACACACCCTGGGCGTGTACCAGGCCCCAAACACATGCGCAGATTGTGTGTTCTTCTGTCCAAGCAGCAGCGGGTAACATGGTTTTTTAGTCCATATTTTGTCTCCAAGCAGTCCAATGTTATTAAGGCGAAAAGCGCCATTAAGGTGATAAAAAACCCTATGACCTTAGGCGAGAGACGAGGCGAGAGCCTTTTTGAAGTGAGGCGCCatagcctctctctctctctctctctctctctctctctctctctctctctccatatacacacacacacacacacacacacacacacacacacacacacaaatattAAAATATCATACTTTTGACTTAAAAGGGGAAAAAAATTATTTGCAATGCACTATATGTAATACAAGAGAAATAGAAAGCAAAAAATAATAAGGTTATAGAAAGGAAATGAAATTCAAAGAAAGATTAATTACCTCCACTTTATTAGGCTTTAGAGCAAGTGTTTGATGAAAAAGGCACCGAGAACTCTATAATAGATAAGATTTATATAGGATAATAAAATTTACATATGTAGAAAGTAATATTCTAGCTCAATCATATCCTCTattatagccaaaaatggagaatGTTGACTATGTACTATTAGAATCTCTAAAATCtttcctatttatttttattccttATTTGAGAAAGAGCTAACTTAGAATTCGCTAGCTATATAATCACTTGATTGTATAATCCTTAATTTAGATCCCAATTTGTTGTGATCCCTTATTAGCCGTATAATCTCTTATTCAGTTAGGTCGCCTCGCCTCGCCTCGCCCGACACCTCAAAGCACCTTTAACAACACTGAACTAGTCCCAATGTGTTTTGGAGTCTTATTTGGCTAGGATTTCAATTTTAGGGGTTTTTAATTCAAGTTATTATTTTTCCTATTATATTTAGGATTAGTTAATTAAGTTCCCTACTTCACCTAGGATTTATTTATGCTTTCATATTTTGTCTAGGATTAGTTTAATTTCCTATTCTATCTAGATTTTCCCCAAGAATTTAGGTTTATCTACATGACTTACATTGATGGAAGTGGCAATTATGGTGGTTCTCGCAACAGTGATCGTGGAACTAAAGCCCTTGAATATAGGGACAAGACTTTGCAACAATGGGAGCGACATCTAAAGCAACAGATGGATCTCAAATTTGGACGTATCAAGAGACGCTTCGAAGAAATTGTAGATCGTCTTGGTGCTTTAGGAACTAAAACAAACAGGGATTGAAATGATGATAGAAGACCAAGACTAAATGTAATTCGCGGTGACTGTGTCAACAGTCCTTTTCCTAAACGTAATCAATATGTCTATGATGAAGATTCGAAGGAGGAAGATGACTATGAATCCCATTAGGTTCAATAAGCATCAATAGTATGGTGGTAATAGGAGAAAAAGGGCATATGGGTATCATGAAAgggaaaatcaattaaaaattgacATTTCTAATTTTTATAGCAATCTCAACATAGAAAAATTCTTAGAATGGATTGTGAAAGTGGACAAATTCTTCAACCATATGGACATGGCACTTGGAAAACTAGTCCAATTGGTGGCTTGTCGATTGAAATTTGGTGCTCCTGCTTGATGGGAATAGCTACAATCTAGAAGGAAGTGAGAAGAGAAAGGGCCAACTCGTACATGGTatatgatgaaatatttattgaaACAAGAATTTCTACCTATAGATTATGAGCATATTTAATTCCAGCAGAAACAACCTTGTCAACAGGAGGTCCAACCAAAGGCCTTAGTGGTTGAAAAACAAAAAAGTGAAGAACAAAGGGAGCTCCAAGATTCAACAATGCAACTTGAAGTGGCGGAGCCTAAGTTTGAAGAATTTGAATTAGAAACTTTAATCAAATTTTCTTTTGCTATGGTTGAAGATGAAAAGCTTGAGAAATGTGTCCTAGGAAATATAAATATCATGTTGTGGAGATTTCAATGGAAGTTGAGGAAAAACAATCCATGGAGACAATATTGGAGAGTGATAAATTTCACATCATGGAGAATTGAAGACTTTACTCTTTAATTGCTATGGcttttattgattttatttgcTCAAGTACTTTCATAGTACAAAGGAAAATATGAAGCACCTCATATCCACTTTGTTCAGGTCCTTCTTATTGATTCCATCCAAGAAAGCCATATGGGGTACTCTTCCAGTAAAGGTTTTGATTCTCTTTCACTTCAAAATTTGAGGGAGTATTTATTCTAAGTGGGGAGAATGGTATGAGAACTGTTTACACTGTATTTTTGGTTCATTGCAACTCAAGGatgagttgttttttttttttttttttttttcaagtaggGATGTATGATGCAAAGCAAGTGCCAAAATCAGAATGTCCAGTAGGGTCTTCCAGAAAAGTACACGCCCTGGGCGTGTACCAGGCCCCCAACTCATGCCCAAGACGTGTTCTTCTGCCCAAGCAACAGGCAGCAAGGTTTTGGTCCAGACTTTGTCTTCAAGCAATCCCAACATGTTTTGGAGTCCTATTTGGCTAGGATTTcaattttaggatttttttttttcttagattCAATGAAGGCACAATAGCCGGTGAACTACACAGCAAGAGGtagtcctctctctctctctctctctctctctctcttcgagACCTCCTTACTTTCTGCACCTTAAAGGTGGAGGAAAACTAATCAAGCTATTGGCAATTTTAGGAGTTTTTAGTTCAAGTTATTAGTTTTCCCATTATATTTAGGATTAGTTAATTAAGTTCCCTACTTTATCTAGGATTTATTTATGTTTTCATATTCTGCTTAGCATTAGTTTAATTTCCTATTCTATCTAGATTTTCCCTCAGAATTTAGGTTTATCTACGCTTCCTATTTAGTAGGGCTATACTCCTATTGTGTTTAGCAGCCTTAAAACTATATATAAAGCCCCATATTCTATGTGTGAGCGTGAATTCTTGTCTTAAGCTTCATGCTGTGTCGAAATCCAATTGATTTATAAGATTAACATCAGGCATTAACCCTACCCACTAAGGATTTGAATCCTTCCAAGGTTGAAAAATCAAAATTTCCCCATTACCCAGCTATCATTTTCCACAGTGAAAAAAGTTCTACATTTACACCTTCAAAAAATTGCATCAACTAGTAGGAATTTTTAGCATGATAGCATCCCATTTCCTAATTCGCATTCTTGTTGCAACAATAATTTACTATCCATCCTGAATTTCATCTCCATCGTAAATTGTTATTTTCGTCTCAGAATCTCCTCTTAACAAGGATCAAGGAACAGACCAATGTAGATACTAAAAATTCCGTAAATATTGACAAATAAACGAATCACAAAGGCTTACATTACTATCGCCACTGCCCAAAAACGACCTCATCCTCTTCCCTGAGTCATCACCATTTTTAAACAAGAAGGGCATCCCTTTCTCAACAACCACCTCAATATCTCTTTTCGATAGCATCCTATTCACAGgtaaaaaaagggaataaaaatttgaaCATGAAAAATCCCTCATGTAAATGAAGATAAAATGCTATTTTATGACTGACCCTAAAAGATCAGGCCTTTCGCGGGCGAATGCCAAGCAAGCAGCGGCAGCACCTGCAAAGTCCTCTGGCAAATTAATGCCTGCCACGAATTCTAAATCAATTTGGATGCCAAATTTTTGCCTATTGAAATATCCAGCGGCAGATAGATTATGGATGAAATTGGACCACTCGGGCCACGGTTGGAAGGCCCAAGGTAAGGAGGAGGAAGGTTCGGCGAAAtgggcagaggcagaggcagaggcggTTTGGGTGTGGAGTTGGTGGGAGGCATCGATTCTTAAGGGGCGGGGAAGAGTGTAAGAAAGATAGGAAGGGAGGTGGTGGTGAAAAAGGCAAGACGAAGAAGACAGGACTCGGTGCCGATGGCGGCAGAAGCTCAGAAGAGTTGGGCAGCGGCGGTGGAGCAGCGGGAATGGAGTAGTGATGGTGGTGAGAAACATGAGAAACCTGGTGGCGCCGCCCATTCTTCTGGTAAATTAGGGGCGGAAATGCAAGAAGGGCAATCAGCAAGGAGCCATGATGACGGACGACGGTGGCTCTAAAACCCCAGTGCTGGTGTACCGTCCGGCCAAGAAACACAACACTAATTTCCTAGATGGAAGTATCTTTGATGATAAACCATTTTTTTAAATATcatatattctaataatttgtttTTAAATGAAACAATATTTCATTCCTAGAAacacttttataaatattttaataaatatttaaatttaacatattaactttgtatttttaataatatttaaaaataatatttttctatCAATGaactttatttaattttattggatTCTTTATAAAACTGTAGAAtctcaattttcaattttaattaattaaaattaattgtaatAAAGAAAACCTTACCTTaccttgataaattaaaattaatgttaaaaattttttttaaaaaaatttaattttaaatataaaaattaataaaaaaaattaattaaattaaatttttataaattataaattccaATATTATTTACTCCCAGCGTAAATACGCACAACATGAAGATACCCACTCGCATACCATATCCAATCGTGCACATCGTCCTAATAATAACCTCAACAGGTGGGTAGGCTTTACTTATTGAAACTGAGTTAAGGTCCAACCCATGTCCTGGTCCAAACATTGAATCAGGTAGAGATTAGGGGTAAGTAGGAattgattttaataaaaaatcaaaccgaattgatttaatatatttaattttaacaaCAATGCAAAATAAAGCCTAAGCAAATCATCATCAAGAATTCATTCTTGCAAGTCTTAGAAAACAAAGCTATCTTACTAGGAAACAATCATCCAATTCATATGGCAATTTagagtttaattttttattattaaaaattactattaaatAATATCATAGTTCAATTTACAAGTAAATAaactatatatttaatttaattacgaTAAAATGGCATGTTAGGCTTTATTTTAGATATATGTgatcatgattttttttttttaaatcaattaaTAATTTCAGGGGGTGAATCATGAATGTAAAATACCCTTTGGGGAAACTGTGAAATGGTTGTATACTTCTTTGGAAAGCCCATTAAGCCTTCATTTGGTAACCCAATAGCCCACTATTTTATAGGCTTCAAGCTTAAATTTATTTGTATAtaagcataatatatatatatatatatatatatatatatatatatatatatatatatatatatatatatatttactcaGAATTCACTGAATATATAATTATTGTGATAATAGTGGGCTGAGTTTGATTCAGTTctcaatttataatattaaaaatatttgaattattgatttagttattttaatttaataataaaaataattaaatttacgttaattaatatattaaataaataatatttactatttttataaataaataattaattaaaaatattttttattaattaattaattatataaaatacatattatatttttaagttaattCGATTATAATTGATAAGCgactaaatatttttaatttcaattatatttaatatattctcatcttcaatttaattttattattatttttattgttgattgaaaatttagttattttataatttaattcaattaatgaaatactcatcattaattaaaaaaaatgaaaaagagttataatttaaaattttaattacttaCATTGAACTATTATTATAAGAGCATGTaccttaattatttttaattaggaattaaataaaatacttaaaatatttaaattttattcaataaattcaattaaattaatattaaattatttattttattttgaatttaatattatcattaaataatttagttaataaattatacaaaatatattttagtaataatttatattttaaaaatttactaactctaaaaaatatgtaaatttaatttatttaaaatataatttcttatttattataaatatgtatttttaaatttaattaattatttatataaataaatttagataATGATATTCACAGTGGCGGACCTATATTGGGCCTAGAGGGGGCATAGCCCCAAATCCCAACATCTACTTATTCAAACTATCcaaaatcttttaattttttaaaatttatcaataaaataattatttaataaattatatttataataaaattaaaattgattttcaataattatttttatatattttaaagtatttttctaattaattgatAGTTGTATTATTTTTTTAACCACAAATAAATTAGTTTAACATGAATTATatgttatataattaatatatttttatataaatatttgcaatcatatatatatatatatatatatatatatatatatatatatatatatatatattacaaatatgtaataaatattattaaatatattttactaaaatgatattaaattaaatataaaaaaatatttagctGGCtgctatatttatttaaaaagcaAAACAATGGTTGTTTTTCACTCATActtattttgtaggaaaaatatgttattattttgtagtagaaaaaaaaaatgtgttaaagatttttttttttttttttgcatgcaATTATGCAAAAGCTGTCGGTTCATTTTTCGTGGTGACGTATATTGACTGACCATTAATATATGCCAGCAtgtttaaataattaagaaagctctaaagtttggtTTATTTTTTTCAACAAATGCTGCTGTTTGATGTGATCTTTTGTAGAAGTGGCGTGGCAAATTctgattggaaaaaaaaaaaaattagtgtgGCAAAATATATTTCGAGAGGATAGGATTTTTAGGTATAGgtgatgtatatatattatttttgaaaattatataaaatttattttttatataatttttttattttaaattgataaatttttttattttttataaaaaatatttttaattatttaattttatattaaaattttaatttaattataataattaaaaaataaatgaatttgtaagtatttaattttcagtttttgtgatttttttttttggttgatttcttgatggatttatctttaattttttttgggtGCTTGCTAAAATTCAAGTTAGGACAAAATCCATAATCAACATTTTTCAAGAACATGATTGATTTTCATATCTTTCTTGCTTCGCCTTTTTCATGCATGGCAAAACCCTTTCTATCATGAGGGATTTGGACATcaagtctatatatatataaaaaaaaatgggtTTGTAGTAAATTTAAGTCGATTTATATGGATTATAAGTTATTTTGGactaaaatgttaaaattttttagaccaattaattattttttaattaaaattgaaattgatcATATTAATCCaactaaattattaaaagaattataaattattatgaaTCCAACTAAATTACTACTCTGCTCATCTTTCTTGTTCTTGCCATATATGATCTGTCAATGGAGTAATACATATATCCCAAGAAGAAAAACGATAAAGCTTGTCCACTGTTATTCCATAACTAACATCGTTAACTAGGCAAATCCTAGTTAATGATGTTATTAAGGGAATAATTTATAACTAACGGGGTTATTAATAAttgatttttctcttttcttgAATCAAACATATTGATATTGATCTAAAGGAGACAAAGCTTAGTTTGCCTTTGATATAATTAATGATGTTGGATGGATATTTGTGTGACGACAGAGAATTAATTAGTTTAATGTCTTAATTATTTGTTGTTAGAGGAAAGGAAGGGACCAACCATGCATTGTTCCTTTTGGAATAGCAACTCTCAAATAAATTTGCTAATTACACACTGCCAAAATTTGCTTTCAAGTTTCAACAATGGCTGTTTTCTTTTTGTgtcgttattattattattatcatgtgCAAAAGAAGAAAAACTGATTAAAGAGTCAATGATGAGTGCATGGTTAAATTAAATGTATGGATCCCATTTTAAAACTTTAACTGCTCCTCAGAAAATTTGAGTTCCTCTCTGTcttattatatatatgtatatgctgGTAAAAAAGAAGAATTGATTTTGTTAGCCATTGCTGATGGCACCTTACCAGAGATTCAACATTCATTCCCTACCTCACTAGCTGACAAGCTCGCTCTTACTTGAAAATCTTGTTACAATAATTTTGTTTATGGAAATATTGAAAGAACCATGACTGGTTTTAAAATATGATTCAACTGTTTAGAAAATTTTATGATCAGTATACAACTATATATTATacatttttttaagaaattaatctTTTACTGCTTATATGATATCACTTGCATGCATTTTACAATACACaactattattaaaaaaattcaaattttatacaagtgattaatttatattatacacgaaaaattaaattcatattatttttttcatttcataacagaataaaaaaaaaattcttgtttAGATTTAGTACACCATAATCCCGTTCTTTATAGAAGAAGTTGTCACTTCAGTTTCTTAGTTTTTTGCTTTATATTATAGAAAGGGCAGATATGAAGCATGGTCAAATAAGGTAGGAAATGGTCTGGCACCTTCTATTTCAACAAAAGCTGCGCTTCATGTTTCCTTGTGGAAGTGGGACAACCCCAACCAATCTCACATCCAGTCATTTACCACTCTTCTGGAGGAGGAGCTGGTGGCTGCTGGGTGGTGGCCACCCTTCCTTTTTGTTCCTCCATTTCTTTTGATTTGGGTAAGTGAAAGCTCTTTTCATCATTTAATTGGTGTTTCCAATTGCAATTAGGGCAAATTAGCACTCATGATCATCAAGAACTAGGTTTTGGAGTGCAAGATTCTGGGAATGCCACTCTTATTGATCCTAACTCTACTGGGTTATGAAACCCATATAGCCCCAATGGGGGTACCGTTTAGGGACGAAACCCAAGTTGGGTCATAAAGTCTTATTGTATTGTCCATTAAGCCTTTGACCCAAGTAAGACCACTAGAATTATAGAGATCCAAACCTTAAATAATGATTGCAATTTCATTAATCATATGTGATTAAAAGGTACGTGACTCTtgttgattaatttaaaatttcaatagaaaataaaataaatctgtATTTTCAAACTCAATAAATATTTGCaaagaaaatattttaaagatataaaattGAGAATATGGTATAACTATAATAAATGTTGTAGGGTAGAGCAAGTGAGACCACAATATTTCATTAAAAAGATGCATGCATGAATGATGAATGAATTTGGCAAAATCTAATCTGAGTCCAAAGTGACCTATATATTCAAAGTATTTTTCCATTCAAAACAAGCTTTTCAATATTAATTCAACCCCACAAAATGATGATCAAATTAAGTCCTCTCCCTCCCTCCCTCCCTCCCTTCCAAGGTCTCTcttaaatatttcattaaattcttaattttt
It encodes:
- the LOC110668414 gene encoding zinc finger protein VAR3, chloroplastic — its product is MGGATRFLMFLTTITTPFPLLHRRCPTLLSFCRHRHRVLSSSSCLFHHHLPSYLSYTLPRPLRIDASHQLHTQTASASASAHFAEPSSSLPWAFQPWPEWSNFIHNLSAAGYFNRQKFGIQIDLEFVAGINLPEDFAGAAAACLAFARERPDLLGMLSKRDIEVVVEKGMPFLFKNGDDSGKRMRSFLGSGDSNVQNTDRAHTIDLMRFLLSYASSLVSFEKNNIPNRELVESSVRNLLSELAQLSYAPASNPSVSVQNQFPDRYGQAPSPPGQNIEMKRGDWICPRCSFMNFARNVKCLECEEARPKRQLTGGEWECPECDFFNYARNMVCLRCDCKRPGEVLFGTTNSGSALGYGNGSNTNKADVDSRLAANEEKAQRWFSKLSQLDSSSDMSSAIADEDFPEIIPLRKGVNRFVVSTRKTPLERRLANAQYRRNLGNDGIFEVGSLQSTQSINQGLDEILGPKTAASESDNRTLSTGQIAGTNTPSSASNSTSPQYGAPRGSNYVPFVPLPADMFAKKPDELKMDKSDKLEMDDKSLSSSTSEQTGAVSGRKEYGKSSDSRQPSEKPAGETLNNEKEKEQAEKSERWFKRVAELHNVTDLASAISDEDFFEIMPKRKGENQFVVSKRKDRSLTSPMYKRRMAMEQANDSNFVPFVPFPPNYFAKKDNQQPDMADSTNNATSGTANSATLEKLPEKLDDSKPGMPGASHVQGMKNQQCGARSTDSRTWEISNEMKAGASPGALTSVNSTQNVVDPQSNSRDGWSSGYYRNENITGTPNLMGSSPQNLTNSPTNDNDSGCRGFPSKKDVKEEPRLTATTSHPSENQKNGDSWTGKSLEGSAVKEPDPLDMSEEAKAERWFRRVAQIKDISELSQIPDEDFPSIMPMRKGVNRFVVSKRKTPLERRLTSTQHRRNLPIVNSDPVKESDNS